In Bartonella bovis 91-4, the following proteins share a genomic window:
- a CDS encoding sigma-54-dependent transcriptional regulator, giving the protein MVGPVLVASEDHGKRIEFSAMLRDFGYRVIEAENSLRTIDLLHRRKNVMLALLDIFMSDLSISDLITTIRAAGVSAPIIVIAKQDNQESLQKALRAGAIDYWIYPVTPLRLRITLNNFSRISTLEREVYHIQRQNNNHLQFSDLYTKSSVMQVVLEQSKNAAISSQNLLIKGEIGTGRETLARIIHRESLFSEGPFILFQCLSVVDPEEEKRIWFEKFLPLVSSLEKGTLCLCDVDRLEPIQQKRFAHYLKERTEATKNEKPPFRIIAISTSQLEDLVEDDVFLYDLFEQFSQLCINVPTLRELRDDLPEISQRLIDHIITETGRSHVHGLAGSAISLLMQYDWPGNRSELENLLFRAVLLSEGPLLTARDFPQLVGSSLLGVPSMYNHAQEHSEKKSIQFLNSEGHVRAFADMERDIIEKAVKHYKKRMSEVARRLCIGRSTLYRKIEEYEGDKRPKIK; this is encoded by the coding sequence ATGGTTGGCCCTGTTCTTGTTGCGAGTGAAGACCACGGAAAGCGTATAGAGTTTTCTGCTATGCTCCGAGATTTTGGTTATCGTGTCATTGAAGCAGAAAATAGTCTGCGTACGATTGATCTTTTACATAGACGTAAAAATGTCATGCTTGCATTGCTTGATATTTTTATGAGTGATTTAAGTATAAGTGATTTAATTACGACAATTAGAGCTGCTGGAGTTTCTGCTCCTATTATTGTTATAGCAAAGCAAGATAATCAAGAATCACTTCAAAAAGCTTTAAGAGCTGGAGCTATTGATTATTGGATTTATCCGGTTACACCACTACGATTGAGAATTACATTGAATAATTTTTCACGTATTTCTACGTTAGAACGTGAAGTTTATCATATCCAACGACAAAATAATAATCATTTACAATTTTCTGATCTCTATACCAAAAGCAGTGTAATGCAGGTGGTTTTAGAACAATCAAAAAATGCTGCTATTTCCTCGCAAAATCTTTTGATAAAAGGTGAAATAGGAACTGGTCGTGAAACATTAGCACGCATTATTCACCGTGAAAGTTTATTTTCAGAAGGGCCTTTTATCCTCTTCCAATGTTTATCTGTTGTTGATCCAGAGGAAGAAAAACGCATATGGTTTGAAAAATTTTTACCACTAGTTTCTTCTCTTGAAAAGGGAACTCTTTGTCTTTGTGATGTTGATCGACTCGAGCCCATACAGCAAAAACGTTTTGCACATTATCTGAAAGAAAGAACAGAGGCTACAAAGAATGAAAAACCACCTTTTCGCATTATTGCCATATCAACGTCACAACTTGAGGATCTCGTTGAGGATGATGTTTTTTTGTACGATTTATTTGAACAGTTTTCCCAATTATGTATTAATGTTCCTACTTTGCGAGAATTGAGAGATGATCTTCCAGAAATTTCTCAGCGCTTGATTGATCATATCATTACTGAAACAGGGCGATCACATGTACATGGTTTGGCAGGATCGGCTATTTCATTACTTATGCAATATGATTGGCCTGGTAACCGTAGTGAACTTGAAAATTTATTATTTCGTGCGGTTTTACTCAGTGAAGGGCCTTTACTAACTGCTCGGGATTTTCCGCAGTTAGTGGGAAGTTCATTACTTGGTGTTCCGAGTATGTATAATCATGCTCAAGAACATTCTGAAAAAAAGTCTATACAATTTTTAAATTCTGAAGGACATGTTCGTGCTTTTGCGGATATGGAGCGCGATATTATTGAAAAAGCAGTTAAACATTACAAAAAACGTATGAGTGAAGTTGCTCGCCGTCTTTGTATAGGACGTTCTACACTTTATCGTAAAATAGAAGAATATGAGGGTGATAAACGGCCGAAAATAAAATGA
- a CDS encoding lytic murein transglycosylase, whose translation MNPIALSPFFSSKKLINWRAFIIGAVSTLLVSLTFFSTFAHAEHDFKLWINEFKKIALANNISSTTFDIAFKTVDTIDPIVLKKAMYQPEFIDSPWNYFDNRVHNIAIVEGQNHAQKWEPWLSKIEKRFGVNRNILLAIWSIESSYGKVLQNKNVMHDAIRSLATLAYADQKRKKYAHTQLIAAMKILQDSGIHRSQLTGSWAGALGHTQFIPTSYLAYGVDMDGDGRCNIWTSIPDALATAANLLHMNGWQPDLPWGVEVKLPHRKKLPEDWFSFKQWKKLGVRHARGQPFPSSSQLAILKFPDGPEGPIFLVTKNFFVIKRYNNADRYAFAVALLANRIAGHPGLVRDWNRPFKPITFQERLELQSRLAALGDYKGEIDGKIGTASKQAIKAFQQRHGLEADGYPSDKVLSLLRKQSSRIR comes from the coding sequence ATGAACCCAATAGCATTAAGTCCATTTTTTTCTTCAAAAAAGTTAATAAATTGGAGAGCCTTTATCATTGGTGCAGTTTCTACTCTTTTGGTTTCTTTAACGTTTTTCTCTACATTTGCACACGCTGAGCATGATTTTAAACTTTGGATTAATGAATTTAAAAAAATAGCTTTAGCCAACAATATCTCATCAACTACATTTGATATAGCTTTTAAAACTGTTGATACAATTGACCCAATAGTTTTAAAAAAAGCAATGTATCAACCAGAATTTATCGATTCTCCATGGAACTATTTTGATAATCGTGTTCACAATATCGCCATTGTAGAAGGACAGAACCATGCTCAAAAATGGGAACCATGGCTCTCCAAAATCGAGAAACGTTTCGGTGTTAACCGCAATATTCTTCTTGCTATTTGGTCTATAGAAAGTAGCTATGGAAAAGTTTTGCAAAATAAAAATGTGATGCATGATGCCATTCGTTCACTTGCAACTTTAGCTTACGCAGATCAAAAACGTAAAAAATATGCGCACACACAACTTATTGCTGCCATGAAAATCCTACAAGACAGTGGCATTCATCGCTCTCAACTTACTGGATCTTGGGCTGGCGCATTAGGACATACCCAATTTATCCCGACGAGTTATCTTGCCTATGGTGTTGACATGGATGGAGATGGACGATGTAATATTTGGACATCAATTCCAGATGCACTTGCTACTGCCGCTAATCTTCTTCATATGAATGGTTGGCAACCTGATCTTCCTTGGGGTGTGGAAGTTAAATTACCGCATAGAAAAAAACTCCCTGAAGATTGGTTTTCTTTTAAACAATGGAAAAAGCTAGGTGTTCGGCATGCACGTGGGCAACCTTTTCCTTCTTCATCTCAACTTGCAATATTGAAATTTCCCGATGGGCCAGAGGGGCCTATATTTTTAGTAACAAAAAATTTCTTTGTTATTAAACGTTATAATAATGCAGATCGTTATGCTTTCGCCGTTGCTCTTCTTGCTAACCGTATTGCTGGACACCCTGGATTAGTGCGAGATTGGAATCGACCATTCAAACCTATTACTTTTCAAGAACGTTTGGAGTTGCAATCTCGCTTAGCTGCGCTTGGAGATTATAAAGGAGAAATTGATGGTAAAATTGGGACAGCTTCCAAACAAGCTATTAAGGCTTTTCAACAGCGTCATGGTTTAGAAGCTGATGGATACCCGAGTGACAAAGTCCTCTCTCTTCTCAGAAAACAATCATCTAGAATTAGATAA
- a CDS encoding universal stress protein, which translates to MTKPILALIDSSIYAKPVCDLALWAAKSMQTTIRLLHVLDKSEEEINLPDTQQTDDTILNPSNLKQQDTTLAKALFAQKVGQTALEEAKDYLNSQSQIEIETRLRHGSLIDALNAYNTQSSLIVMGKRGEQTAPDKKRLGLNFENVVRSSELPILVASRHFRPIQRILIAFDGGPLIMKAIDFICTRKFFNNLTFVLGMAELQTQVIHDSFNETLARLQSANIKVEPLKTEDSLEQMIFQNIQALYLDMLVMGAFHHSKMYNFLFGSKTQTIIHKAPIPVMISREL; encoded by the coding sequence ATGACAAAGCCGATACTCGCTCTTATTGATTCTTCAATTTATGCAAAACCTGTATGTGACCTAGCGTTATGGGCTGCTAAATCTATGCAAACAACAATTCGGTTGTTGCATGTCTTGGATAAATCAGAAGAAGAAATTAATTTACCAGATACACAACAAACCGATGACACCATATTAAATCCATCCAACTTAAAACAACAAGATACTACCCTTGCTAAAGCACTCTTTGCACAAAAAGTTGGACAAACAGCTTTAGAAGAAGCGAAAGATTATCTCAATTCTCAGAGTCAAATTGAAATTGAAACACGCTTGCGTCATGGCAGTCTTATTGATGCATTAAATGCTTATAATACTCAATCTTCGCTTATTGTTATGGGAAAACGTGGTGAACAAACAGCACCTGATAAAAAACGATTAGGGCTCAATTTTGAAAATGTTGTACGCTCCTCTGAGCTCCCAATTCTTGTTGCTTCACGTCATTTTCGCCCAATTCAGCGAATTCTCATCGCTTTTGATGGCGGCCCTTTGATCATGAAAGCCATTGATTTTATTTGTACACGAAAATTTTTTAATAACCTAACCTTTGTACTAGGTATGGCAGAATTGCAAACACAAGTTATACATGACAGTTTTAATGAAACATTAGCGCGATTACAATCTGCTAACATTAAAGTTGAACCACTCAAAACAGAAGATAGTCTTGAGCAAATGATTTTTCAAAACATTCAGGCACTTTATCTTGATATGTTAGTTATGGGGGCTTTTCACCATTCTAAAATGTATAACTTTTTATTTGGTTCTAAAACTCAGACTATTATTCATAAAGCACCTATTCCAGTTATGATTTCGCGAGAATTATAA
- a CDS encoding phospholipase D family protein yields the protein MTLLHIIIGSIIFFIITSMLAVYTYGRFSKSAKKEYSCAFNVEKDATKLDRIVSRLAKEMNGLGVDKDALSLIVSNLDAFCVRTMAAAQAERSLDLMYYIWDDDLTGRLLLSEVVEAADRGVRVRLLLDDINAQGRDPAYIALNKHPYIEIRMFNPGRARSGGLRRGLEIILRALAVTRRMHNKAFIVDGRIAFVGGRNIADSYFDAGKGASFRDLDLMLIGPSVKKVEAIFDDFWNSSVVLPIHALVVPKSTNNLDDWKDKLQKFRHSEVAKVYLDYVNKYINFECFIQRGKRLFLADKVEVLSDPPEKALGRKVGNWLMEVLSQVIEGAQKTVQITSPYFVPGKAGAQHLSNLVSKGVDVRILTNSLAATDVVVVHSGYAPYRKALLKSGVKLYELKPDGGSHRLWLFRSSKASLHTKAFLVDHKTAFIGSLNFDPRSASLNTEMGILFECAPITAMLDLLFLEETTGEMSYCLRLGDNDRIYWDFIENEKQYSIDYEPESNFRRRAFAKIMSWLPIESQL from the coding sequence TTGACTCTGTTACATATTATTATCGGATCTATTATTTTTTTCATTATAACATCTATGTTGGCAGTCTACACTTATGGTCGTTTTTCTAAAAGCGCAAAAAAGGAATATTCTTGTGCGTTTAATGTTGAGAAAGATGCAACCAAGCTTGATCGTATAGTGAGTCGATTAGCAAAAGAGATGAATGGATTAGGAGTCGACAAAGATGCTCTTTCACTCATTGTTAGCAATTTAGATGCGTTTTGTGTTCGTACAATGGCAGCTGCACAAGCTGAGCGCAGTCTTGACCTGATGTATTATATTTGGGATGATGATTTAACAGGGCGTTTGTTGCTTAGTGAAGTGGTGGAAGCGGCTGATCGTGGTGTACGAGTACGTCTTCTTTTGGACGATATTAATGCTCAGGGGCGTGATCCGGCTTATATTGCACTTAATAAACATCCTTATATTGAAATTAGAATGTTTAATCCAGGGCGAGCACGCAGTGGTGGTTTACGTCGTGGTTTGGAGATTATATTACGGGCACTTGCTGTAACACGCAGGATGCATAATAAAGCTTTTATTGTAGATGGACGGATAGCTTTTGTAGGAGGACGCAATATTGCAGATTCTTATTTTGATGCAGGTAAGGGGGCAAGTTTCCGAGATCTAGATCTGATGTTAATTGGTCCGTCGGTTAAAAAGGTAGAAGCCATCTTTGATGATTTTTGGAATAGCTCTGTAGTTTTACCAATTCACGCTTTAGTAGTTCCCAAAAGTACAAATAATCTTGACGATTGGAAGGATAAATTGCAGAAATTTCGTCATTCTGAAGTTGCCAAAGTTTATTTAGATTATGTCAACAAATATATCAATTTTGAATGTTTTATTCAAAGGGGTAAGCGATTATTTCTAGCAGATAAAGTTGAAGTTCTTTCTGATCCTCCAGAAAAAGCATTAGGCAGAAAAGTAGGCAATTGGCTAATGGAGGTGCTCTCACAGGTTATTGAAGGTGCACAAAAAACAGTCCAGATTACATCGCCTTATTTTGTTCCAGGTAAGGCAGGTGCACAGCATTTAAGTAATTTGGTGTCAAAAGGTGTTGATGTCAGAATTCTTACTAATTCTTTAGCGGCTACAGATGTGGTGGTTGTGCATAGTGGTTATGCACCTTATCGTAAGGCATTATTAAAAAGTGGTGTTAAACTTTATGAATTAAAACCGGATGGAGGTTCCCACCGTTTGTGGTTGTTTAGATCAAGTAAAGCAAGTTTACATACAAAAGCTTTTTTAGTTGATCATAAAACTGCTTTTATTGGATCTTTAAATTTTGATCCTCGATCAGCTTCATTGAATACGGAGATGGGCATTCTTTTTGAGTGTGCACCAATTACAGCTATGTTGGATTTGCTTTTTTTAGAGGAAACAACAGGTGAAATGAGTTATTGTTTACGTCTTGGGGATAATGACCGTATTTACTGGGATTTTATTGAAAATGAAAAACAGTATAGTATTGACTATGAACCAGAAAGCAATTTTAGGCGTCGCGCATTTGCAAAGATAATGAGTTGGCTGCCCATTGAATCACAATTATAA
- a CDS encoding KpsF/GutQ family sugar-phosphate isomerase — protein sequence MIIQSSNMLALQGVITSALKTISREKQGLEALEAALLSNLSDSFKKAVQTISNAQGHVVITGLGKSGHIGTKIAATLASTGTPAFFVHAAEANHGDLGMISSDNVILALSWSGETTELSGIINHAARFHIPLIAMTSGEHSILGRKADIVLLLPKVEEACPHGLAPTTSTVMQLAMGDALAVALLERHDFSATDFKIYHPGGSLGANFKYVRDIMHQGDSLPLVRQGAPMTEAVNILVEKHFGCVGVVNQKGELIGIVTDGDLARNIHCDLSKFNVDEVMTKDPKIVTPDTLVGAATAFINDHQIGAFFVIEDKKPVGVIHFHDLLRIGAI from the coding sequence ATGATAATACAGTCTTCTAATATGTTGGCTTTACAAGGTGTAATTACATCAGCGCTTAAAACTATTTCTCGCGAAAAACAAGGGCTTGAAGCTCTTGAGGCAGCTCTTTTAAGTAATCTATCAGATTCTTTTAAAAAAGCTGTTCAAACCATTAGTAATGCTCAGGGTCATGTGGTTATTACTGGTCTTGGTAAGAGTGGTCATATAGGAACGAAAATTGCTGCGACTTTAGCTTCAACAGGAACACCTGCCTTTTTTGTACACGCTGCAGAAGCTAATCATGGTGATCTTGGTATGATTAGCTCCGATAATGTTATTCTTGCTTTGTCATGGTCAGGTGAAACTACCGAATTAAGTGGCATTATAAATCACGCTGCGCGTTTTCATATCCCACTTATTGCAATGACATCTGGTGAGCACTCTATATTAGGGCGAAAAGCTGATATTGTGTTGTTATTACCAAAGGTAGAAGAGGCTTGTCCTCATGGGCTTGCTCCAACAACTTCCACAGTTATGCAATTAGCAATGGGTGATGCATTAGCTGTTGCTCTTTTAGAAAGGCATGATTTTAGCGCAACAGATTTTAAAATTTATCATCCTGGCGGTTCTCTTGGTGCAAATTTTAAATATGTGCGTGATATTATGCACCAAGGTGATAGTCTTCCTTTAGTTAGACAGGGCGCTCCTATGACTGAAGCCGTAAATATTTTGGTTGAAAAACATTTTGGTTGTGTTGGTGTTGTAAACCAAAAAGGTGAATTGATTGGAATCGTAACAGATGGTGATCTTGCACGTAATATTCACTGTGATTTGTCAAAATTCAATGTTGATGAGGTAATGACAAAGGACCCTAAAATTGTAACTCCAGATACACTTGTTGGTGCTGCAACAGCTTTTATTAATGATCATCAGATTGGCGCTTTTTTTGTCATTGAAGATAAGAAACCCGTAGGGGTTATTCATTTCCATGATCTTTTGCGTATTGGTGCTATTTGA
- the galU gene encoding UTP--glucose-1-phosphate uridylyltransferase GalU, whose amino-acid sequence MRKIRKAVFPVAGLGTRFLPATKTIPKEMLTVVDKPIIQYVVDEAREAGIEHLIFVTGRNKAVIEDYFDAQIELYTVLTERGKKEELNHLQDLQPQPGMTSFTRQQQSLGLGHALWCARELVGKEPFALLLPDMLIQAKKNCLSEMIYLYEKTGGGNIISVQECNLEDVHKYGIVGKGKQIANGFEITKMVEKPKKETAPSNLYINGRYILQPEIFDILSNQERGAGNEIQLTDAMMRLSNEQAFFGFQLDGYTFDCGSTTGFIEANVAFALARADMRQHVSVSLKNLLETIKA is encoded by the coding sequence GTGCGTAAAATTCGGAAGGCAGTATTTCCCGTAGCAGGTCTTGGTACTCGTTTTCTTCCAGCAACTAAAACAATTCCTAAGGAAATGCTGACTGTTGTTGATAAACCTATCATTCAATATGTTGTGGATGAAGCACGTGAAGCGGGCATTGAGCATCTTATTTTTGTTACTGGACGCAATAAAGCAGTGATTGAAGATTATTTTGATGCGCAAATTGAATTATATACAGTACTTACTGAACGTGGTAAAAAAGAAGAACTTAACCATTTACAAGATTTACAGCCGCAACCTGGCATGACTTCTTTTACTCGGCAACAGCAATCTCTGGGTCTTGGGCACGCTCTCTGGTGTGCACGTGAGTTAGTTGGTAAGGAACCTTTTGCTTTATTATTACCCGATATGTTGATACAGGCTAAAAAGAATTGTCTTTCTGAAATGATCTACCTTTATGAAAAAACGGGTGGAGGAAATATTATTTCTGTTCAGGAATGTAATCTTGAAGATGTTCACAAATATGGTATTGTCGGTAAAGGTAAGCAGATTGCAAACGGTTTTGAAATTACAAAAATGGTAGAAAAACCAAAAAAAGAAACAGCCCCATCTAATTTGTACATTAATGGGCGTTATATTTTACAACCAGAAATTTTTGATATTCTTTCCAATCAAGAGCGAGGGGCAGGAAATGAAATTCAGTTGACAGATGCTATGATGCGGCTTTCAAATGAGCAGGCTTTTTTTGGTTTCCAGTTAGATGGATATACTTTTGATTGTGGTTCTACAACTGGTTTTATTGAAGCTAATGTCGCGTTTGCTTTAGCACGTGCTGATATGCGTCAGCATGTTTCTGTTTCATTGAAAAATTTACTTGAAACAATAAAAGCTTAA
- a CDS encoding M3 family metallopeptidase: MTKTVVLDWDGFSGLPDFASISDDDFKPAFEQALKEAEKEIEAIASVKEPPTLENFLQLFELSGKALDRVCSIFFLRSSAHSNAFIQKLEQEFTVQLSRYFSKVMMDARIFVKMDMLYTQSRQGVYNSETKRVIELWWKKFIHNGAKLDEQGKKRLAEINERLALLGTTFGQHVLKDEAEWILFLEQKDLSGLSDDLIASMKEISYEKGRDGFYALTLARSIIEPFLKLSNRRDLREIAFQAWSKRGENNNDNDNRAIIVEMITLRNEKAKLLGYKSFADLKLDNTMAKSVGSVMNLLMPIWERAKAKAATEQTELQNFAKNLGNNEPLKAWDWRYYAEKLRTEKFSFNEGEVKQYFQLDRVIEAAFAVAKKLFGISFEEKTTITLWHPDARLWEVKHSDGSLLGHFIGDYFARSSKRSGAWMSQLQSQHKLNGGQKPIIYNICNFAKPPKGDAALLSLDDAHTLFHEFGHALHGLLSDVTWPSVAGTSVSRDFVELPSQLYEHWLTVSEVLKSYATHVKTGIPMPQTLLDKIMSARTFNAGFCAVEYISSALIDIAFHKGAIVSDPTLFEYKELEKLGMLDTIIMRHRPPHFTHVFSGDSYAAGYYSYMWSEVLDADAFQAFEETGDVFNSELASQLKRFIYSSGGSCDPEELYKAFRGRLPSPEAMITQRGL, translated from the coding sequence ATGACAAAAACAGTAGTATTGGATTGGGACGGATTTTCAGGGCTTCCTGATTTTGCTTCAATAAGTGATGATGATTTTAAACCTGCTTTTGAACAAGCTCTTAAAGAAGCTGAAAAGGAAATAGAGGCAATTGCATCTGTAAAAGAACCTCCAACACTTGAGAATTTTTTGCAGCTTTTTGAACTTTCTGGCAAGGCACTTGATCGTGTATGTTCAATATTTTTCTTGCGTTCAAGCGCGCATAGCAACGCGTTTATTCAAAAATTAGAACAAGAATTCACTGTACAACTATCTCGTTATTTTTCGAAAGTTATGATGGATGCGAGGATATTTGTGAAGATGGATATGTTGTATACACAGTCACGGCAGGGTGTGTATAACAGTGAAACAAAGCGTGTAATTGAATTGTGGTGGAAGAAGTTTATTCATAACGGTGCAAAACTTGATGAACAAGGTAAGAAACGTCTTGCCGAAATTAACGAGAGACTTGCTCTTTTAGGTACTACATTTGGTCAACATGTATTAAAAGATGAAGCTGAATGGATTTTGTTTTTAGAACAAAAAGATTTATCTGGTTTGTCTGATGATCTCATTGCTTCAATGAAGGAAATTTCTTACGAAAAAGGTCGTGATGGATTTTATGCATTGACATTGGCACGTTCAATTATTGAACCTTTTTTAAAATTATCTAATCGTCGTGATTTGCGTGAAATAGCATTTCAAGCTTGGTCTAAACGTGGTGAAAATAATAATGATAATGATAACCGAGCGATTATCGTAGAAATGATAACGCTTCGGAATGAAAAAGCTAAATTGCTAGGGTATAAATCTTTTGCGGATTTAAAACTTGATAATACCATGGCTAAGAGTGTTGGTTCAGTTATGAATTTGCTCATGCCTATATGGGAACGAGCAAAAGCTAAGGCTGCTACTGAACAGACTGAATTACAAAATTTTGCAAAAAATCTAGGAAACAATGAGCCCTTAAAAGCTTGGGATTGGCGTTATTATGCTGAAAAATTGCGTACTGAAAAATTTTCTTTCAATGAAGGTGAAGTTAAACAGTATTTTCAGCTTGATCGTGTAATTGAAGCAGCTTTTGCAGTGGCAAAGAAACTCTTTGGAATTTCATTTGAAGAAAAAACAACTATTACACTTTGGCATCCTGATGCACGTTTATGGGAGGTTAAACATTCTGATGGTAGTTTACTTGGGCATTTTATTGGTGACTATTTTGCACGTTCTTCGAAACGATCTGGTGCGTGGATGAGTCAGCTGCAATCGCAGCATAAATTGAATGGTGGACAAAAACCTATCATTTATAATATCTGCAATTTTGCTAAACCACCCAAAGGAGACGCTGCTCTTTTATCGTTAGATGATGCACATACACTTTTCCATGAATTTGGACACGCGTTACACGGTTTGCTTTCTGATGTAACATGGCCATCTGTAGCAGGAACATCGGTTTCGCGTGATTTTGTTGAGCTTCCTTCTCAGCTTTATGAACATTGGTTGACTGTGTCAGAGGTACTAAAATCTTATGCTACGCATGTAAAAACAGGTATTCCCATGCCACAAACTTTGCTGGATAAGATTATGTCAGCACGTACATTTAATGCTGGTTTTTGTGCTGTTGAATATATCTCATCGGCTTTAATAGATATCGCTTTTCATAAAGGAGCAATAGTTTCTGATCCAACATTGTTTGAGTATAAGGAATTAGAAAAATTGGGAATGCTTGATACAATTATTATGCGCCATCGTCCTCCACATTTTACGCATGTGTTTTCAGGTGATAGTTATGCTGCTGGTTATTATTCTTATATGTGGTCAGAAGTTCTTGATGCTGATGCGTTTCAAGCTTTTGAGGAAACTGGTGATGTTTTTAATTCAGAACTTGCTAGTCAGTTGAAGCGTTTTATTTATTCTTCTGGCGGTAGTTGTGATCCAGAAGAGCTTTATAAAGCTTTTCGGGGAAGGTTACCTTCACCAGAAGCAATGATTACACAAAGGGGGTTGTAA
- the guaB gene encoding IMP dehydrogenase encodes MTKIVETKTGVLALTFDDVLLQPGHSLVMPSQVDLKTRIAADIELNLPLLSAAMDTVTESRLAIAMAQAGGLGVIHRNMSPAEQAEEVRQVKKFESGMVVNPVTIGPDATLEEAKNLMRSHGISGIPVVENGVRGGISGKLVGILTNRDVRFASDPKQKICELMTYENLITVRENVQLDEAKYLLHYHRIEKLLVVDEQNRCVGLVTVKDIEKARLHPNATKDSQGRLRVAAASGVGDNGIERAEQLVDAGVDILVIDTAHGHSQRVLETIERIKKMAFSTTIMAGNVATPQGAQALIDSGADAVKVGIGPGSICTTRIVSGVGVPQLSAIMDAAEVADKAGIPIIADGGIKTSGDFAKALAGGACAAMIGSLLAGTDESPGEVYLYQGRSFKAYRGMGSVAAMARGSADRYFQAEVRDELKLVPEGVEGQVAYKGPIASVLHQLAGGLRASMGYVGAQNLLDFRKKATFVRITNAGLYESHTHNVSITRESPNYRGP; translated from the coding sequence ATGACAAAAATTGTTGAAACCAAAACAGGTGTATTGGCACTTACCTTTGATGACGTACTTCTACAACCTGGCCATTCACTTGTTATGCCTAGCCAAGTGGATCTTAAAACACGTATTGCAGCCGATATTGAATTGAATTTACCCTTACTTTCTGCCGCAATGGATACAGTGACAGAATCGCGTTTGGCAATTGCTATGGCTCAAGCTGGAGGTCTTGGCGTTATTCATCGTAATATGTCTCCTGCAGAGCAAGCTGAAGAAGTCCGTCAAGTGAAAAAATTTGAATCCGGTATGGTTGTTAATCCGGTGACAATTGGGCCAGATGCAACACTGGAAGAGGCAAAGAATTTAATGCGCTCTCATGGTATTTCAGGTATTCCGGTTGTTGAAAATGGAGTTAGAGGTGGAATTTCTGGCAAACTTGTTGGTATTTTAACCAATCGGGATGTGCGCTTTGCATCAGATCCAAAACAGAAAATCTGTGAATTAATGACCTATGAAAATTTAATCACAGTACGTGAAAATGTTCAGCTGGATGAAGCAAAGTATCTTTTACATTATCATCGTATTGAAAAATTATTGGTTGTAGATGAGCAAAATCGTTGTGTTGGTTTGGTAACAGTCAAAGATATTGAAAAAGCACGGTTACATCCAAATGCTACTAAAGATTCTCAAGGTCGGTTGCGTGTTGCTGCTGCAAGTGGTGTAGGGGATAATGGAATTGAACGCGCTGAACAATTAGTTGATGCAGGTGTTGATATATTGGTGATTGATACAGCTCATGGACATTCTCAGCGTGTGTTAGAAACGATTGAACGTATTAAAAAAATGGCGTTTTCTACAACTATTATGGCTGGTAATGTAGCGACACCGCAAGGAGCACAAGCTTTGATTGATAGTGGTGCAGATGCAGTAAAAGTTGGTATTGGGCCTGGTTCTATTTGTACAACGCGGATTGTTTCAGGTGTTGGTGTACCTCAACTTTCAGCTATTATGGATGCTGCAGAAGTTGCTGATAAAGCAGGAATTCCCATTATTGCTGATGGTGGTATTAAAACTTCAGGTGATTTTGCTAAAGCTTTGGCGGGTGGAGCTTGTGCTGCTATGATTGGCTCTCTTTTAGCTGGTACAGATGAAAGTCCTGGAGAAGTTTATCTTTATCAGGGTCGTTCTTTTAAAGCTTATCGGGGTATGGGGTCGGTCGCCGCTATGGCAAGAGGATCGGCAGATCGTTATTTTCAAGCTGAGGTTCGGGATGAACTTAAATTAGTACCCGAAGGTGTTGAGGGGCAAGTTGCTTATAAAGGTCCGATAGCGTCAGTTCTACACCAGTTGGCTGGTGGATTACGTGCTTCGATGGGCTATGTTGGAGCACAAAATTTACTTGATTTTCGTAAAAAAGCGACATTTGTTCGCATTACGAATGCTGGCCTTTATGAAAGTCATACACATAATGTTTCTATTACGCGGGAAAGCCCAAATTATCGTGGTCCTTGA